Proteins encoded within one genomic window of Halorussus salilacus:
- a CDS encoding PHP domain-containing protein, translated as MLSVELHAHSSLSYDGRDDVDLLLEQAAAVGLDALAITDHDEIDASLEAAEKADEYGLVAIPGIEISSAAGHVLGLGVRERVPAGLSFGETLERIRDQGGVAVVPHPFQKSRSGVMANITETELATADAIEVYNSRLLTGRGNRKAREFAERRGLPQTAGSDAHISEMVGQAVTCIDAEEPTTEAVLDAIREGRTTVEGKRTPWRISFRQAAGGAKRRVKNRLAELL; from the coding sequence GTGCTATCGGTCGAGCTTCACGCCCACTCGTCGCTCTCGTACGACGGCCGCGACGACGTCGACCTCCTGCTGGAGCAGGCGGCGGCCGTCGGACTCGACGCGCTGGCCATCACCGACCACGACGAAATCGACGCGAGCCTCGAAGCCGCCGAAAAGGCCGACGAGTACGGCCTCGTCGCCATTCCGGGAATCGAGATCAGCTCTGCGGCGGGCCACGTCCTCGGTCTCGGCGTGCGCGAGCGGGTCCCCGCCGGACTCTCGTTCGGGGAGACGCTCGAACGGATTCGAGATCAGGGCGGCGTCGCGGTCGTCCCCCACCCGTTCCAGAAGTCCCGCAGCGGCGTCATGGCGAACATCACCGAGACCGAACTCGCGACCGCCGACGCCATCGAGGTGTACAACTCCCGGTTGTTGACCGGCCGCGGGAACCGAAAGGCGAGGGAGTTTGCCGAGCGCCGCGGTCTCCCCCAGACCGCCGGGAGCGACGCCCACATCAGCGAGATGGTCGGGCAGGCCGTCACCTGCATCGACGCCGAGGAGCCCACCACCGAGGCCGTCCTCGACGCGATTCGCGAGGGACGGACCACGGTCGAGGGCAAGCGGACCCCGTGGCGGATCAGCTTCCGACAGGCCGCGGGCGGGGCCAAGCGCCGGGTGAAGAACCGACTCGCTGAACTCCTATGA
- a CDS encoding asparagine synthase C-terminal domain-containing protein: MRGASADRVAGALADRDPLPGADSGARAGIRGFAGELPDGRLVRDVLGRQPLFVEGGESGGSDWSFSPADLADPEPLPAGCVRSESGVERVFSLPEPSPTREGVPDRDRAVAVRDALAGSLDSVAEAEVESEAEDADEGDLAVAFSGGVDSTVVASAIDAPLYVVGFPDSHDVSAARRAARLMGREDDLRVVELDASDLERAVPEVARATGRTNAMDVQIALPLFLAGQRAARDGHDRLAVGQGADELFGGYAKVARAPEDPRVEADTVRGATREVIRTLPAQLERDVLALRAAGVEPVAPLLDDRVVRAALGLPGDLLVDSRGERKKALRLAAREFVPDSVAFREKKAVQYGSLVARELDRLARRAGFKRRMDDHVSKYVESRVGG; this comes from the coding sequence ATGCGCGGCGCGTCGGCTGACCGGGTCGCGGGGGCCCTCGCCGACCGCGACCCGCTCCCGGGCGCGGATTCCGGCGCTCGCGCCGGAATCCGCGGTTTCGCCGGAGAACTCCCCGACGGCCGACTCGTCCGCGACGTGCTCGGCCGCCAGCCGCTTTTCGTCGAGGGCGGCGAGTCGGGCGGAAGCGACTGGTCGTTCTCGCCCGCCGACCTCGCCGACCCCGAACCCCTCCCGGCGGGATGCGTGCGCTCGGAATCGGGCGTCGAGCGGGTCTTCTCGCTCCCGGAGCCTTCACCGACCCGCGAGGGCGTCCCGGACCGCGACCGCGCGGTCGCGGTCCGGGACGCCCTCGCGGGAAGCCTCGATTCGGTGGCCGAAGCCGAGGTCGAGAGCGAGGCCGAGGACGCCGACGAAGGCGACCTCGCGGTCGCCTTCTCCGGCGGCGTGGACTCGACGGTCGTCGCGAGCGCCATCGACGCGCCCCTCTACGTCGTCGGGTTCCCGGACAGCCACGACGTGAGCGCTGCCCGGCGGGCCGCCCGACTCATGGGCCGCGAGGACGACCTCCGGGTGGTCGAACTCGACGCCTCGGACCTCGAACGCGCGGTCCCCGAGGTCGCCCGCGCGACCGGCCGGACGAACGCGATGGACGTTCAGATAGCGCTCCCACTCTTTCTCGCGGGCCAGCGGGCGGCCCGCGACGGCCACGACCGCCTCGCGGTCGGACAGGGGGCCGACGAACTGTTCGGCGGCTACGCCAAGGTGGCCCGCGCGCCCGAGGACCCCCGAGTCGAGGCCGACACGGTCCGGGGGGCCACCCGCGAGGTGATCCGCACCCTCCCCGCCCAACTGGAGCGGGACGTGCTCGCGCTCCGGGCGGCGGGCGTCGAACCCGTCGCGCCCCTGCTCGACGACCGGGTGGTTCGGGCGGCGCTCGGGCTTCCGGGCGACCTGCTCGTGGACTCGCGGGGCGAGCGCAAGAAGGCGCTCCGGCTCGCCGCCCGCGAGTTCGTCCCCGACTCGGTGGCGTTCCGCGAGAAGAAGGCGGTCCAGTACGGGAGTCTGGTCGCCCGGGAACTCGACCGGCTGGCTCGACGGGCGGGGTTCAAGCGCCGGATGGACGACCACGTCTCGAAGTACGTCGAGTCGCGGGTCGGCGGTTAG
- a CDS encoding transcription initiation factor IIB, which yields MTDTRTRNRADEHTNDETERERSEREEHRCPECGGNLVSDEERGETVCAECGLVVDEGQIDPGPEWRAFDAKEKDEKSRVGAPTTNTMHDKGLSTNIGWQDKDAYGNSLGSRQREKMQRLRKWNERFRTRDSKERNLKQALGEIDRMASALGLPDNVRETASVIYRRALDEDLLPGRSIEGVATSALYAAARQAGTPRSLDEISNVSRVEKDEIARTYRYVVRELGLQIQPADPKSYVPRFVSDLGVSEEVERRARDLLDTATEKGIHSGKSPVGLAAAAVYAAALLSNEKVTQSEVSDVSDISEVTIRNRYHELLEAKEDAIAP from the coding sequence ATGACCGATACACGCACCCGTAACCGAGCCGACGAACACACGAACGACGAAACGGAACGCGAACGAAGTGAGCGGGAGGAGCACCGCTGTCCCGAGTGCGGCGGCAACCTCGTCTCCGACGAGGAACGCGGGGAGACCGTCTGCGCGGAGTGCGGCCTCGTGGTCGACGAAGGACAGATCGACCCCGGCCCGGAGTGGCGGGCGTTCGACGCCAAGGAGAAAGACGAGAAGTCCCGGGTGGGCGCCCCGACCACCAACACGATGCACGACAAGGGGCTGTCGACCAACATCGGCTGGCAGGACAAGGACGCCTACGGCAACTCCCTCGGAAGCCGCCAGCGCGAGAAGATGCAGCGTCTGCGCAAGTGGAACGAACGGTTCCGCACCCGCGATTCGAAGGAACGGAATCTGAAGCAGGCGCTCGGCGAGATCGACCGCATGGCGAGCGCGCTCGGCCTGCCGGACAACGTCCGGGAGACCGCCAGCGTCATCTACCGGCGCGCGCTCGACGAGGACCTCCTGCCCGGTCGCTCCATCGAGGGCGTCGCCACCAGCGCGCTCTACGCCGCCGCGCGACAGGCCGGGACCCCGCGGAGCCTCGACGAAATCAGCAACGTCTCGCGGGTCGAGAAGGACGAGATCGCCCGAACCTACCGCTACGTGGTTCGCGAGCTGGGTCTCCAGATTCAGCCCGCCGACCCCAAGAGCTACGTCCCGCGGTTCGTCTCCGACCTCGGCGTGAGCGAGGAGGTCGAGCGCCGCGCGCGCGACCTCCTCGACACCGCGACCGAGAAGGGCATCCACAGCGGGAAGTCGCCCGTGGGACTCGCGGCCGCGGCCGTCTACGCCGCCGCCCTGCTCAGCAACGAGAAGGTGACCCAGAGCGAGGTCAGCGACGTCTCGGACATCAGCGAGGTCACGATTCGGAACCGGTATCACGAACTGCTGGAAGCCAAAGAGGACGCCATCGCGCCCTAA
- the gatC gene encoding Asp-tRNA(Asn)/Glu-tRNA(Gln) amidotransferase subunit GatC gives MSETSPGPEEVRHVARLARVGLDDDEVERFTDQFADILDYFETLDEVPEVDREADLVNVMRDDEVRESLSPEEALANAPETEDGYFKGPNVS, from the coding sequence ATGAGCGAGACGTCGCCCGGCCCCGAGGAGGTCCGCCACGTCGCTCGCCTCGCGCGCGTCGGACTCGACGACGACGAGGTCGAGCGGTTCACCGACCAGTTCGCCGACATCCTCGACTACTTCGAGACGCTGGACGAGGTGCCCGAGGTCGACCGCGAGGCCGACCTCGTGAACGTGATGCGCGACGACGAGGTGCGCGAGTCGCTGAGCCCGGAGGAGGCGCTGGCGAACGCGCCCGAGACCGAGGACGGCTACTTCAAGGGCCCGAACGTCTCGTAA
- a CDS encoding NUDIX hydrolase translates to METTRHFTATVYVVHDGAVALHHHDRLDMWLPPGGHVGRDERPRETARREVREETGLDVDILEPETGLAVEAGRELPPPEHVMLFDIDVYPDGEVGHQHVDFVYFGEAENRDISPADGEASADEWEWFGREDLRRFDGLTSEVVELGAEAIERVQAR, encoded by the coding sequence ATGGAGACCACGCGCCACTTCACCGCGACCGTCTACGTCGTCCACGACGGCGCGGTCGCCCTGCACCACCACGACCGACTCGACATGTGGCTCCCGCCGGGGGGCCACGTCGGCCGCGACGAACGACCCCGCGAGACCGCCCGCCGGGAGGTCCGCGAGGAGACCGGCCTCGACGTGGACATCCTCGAACCCGAGACCGGCCTCGCCGTCGAGGCGGGGCGTGAACTCCCGCCGCCCGAGCATGTGATGCTGTTCGACATCGACGTCTACCCCGACGGCGAGGTCGGCCACCAGCACGTCGACTTCGTCTACTTCGGGGAGGCTGAGAACCGCGATATCTCGCCCGCCGACGGCGAGGCGAGCGCCGACGAGTGGGAGTGGTTCGGCCGCGAGGACCTCCGGCGGTTCGACGGTCTCACGAGCGAAGTCGTCGAACTCGGCGCGGAGGCCATCGAGCGAGTGCAAGCACGCTGA
- a CDS encoding phosphotransferase family protein translates to MDEVPEARAIPDSTLREVVESADPAWELREATPAERGFCSVYRLAVADGDTTRRLYLKASPDGRDWAVPTEARIQAVLRAHTSIPVPEVVAVTDAHETLPTPHYLMSALPGEEVAYERVGRLADDALERLARETGQYLAELHSVPAVESFGHARHSGPELTGERPAGDPADLTVSEPHDDWPTYLRERVDPELDRHADSRFSDLTPELTRWFEAGIASLDGPFDPVLGRNDHGLHNLLVDPETGEITAMLDWGYTLAVPPAYDFEFAVYLFGGAFLSGLADVSDRRSLVREAMLSGYRAVAPNRAESVSTPEPVYEALAMVRIMNDFEHLDLPDGTEPAVMDRIRADARALLDR, encoded by the coding sequence ATGGACGAGGTCCCCGAGGCGCGAGCGATTCCGGACTCGACCCTTCGGGAGGTAGTCGAGTCGGCCGACCCGGCGTGGGAACTCCGGGAGGCGACTCCGGCCGAACGGGGGTTCTGTTCGGTCTACCGACTCGCGGTCGCCGACGGCGACACGACGAGACGACTGTACCTGAAGGCCTCGCCGGACGGCCGAGATTGGGCAGTTCCGACCGAAGCCCGAATTCAGGCGGTTCTCCGGGCGCACACGTCGATTCCGGTTCCGGAAGTGGTCGCCGTCACCGACGCCCACGAGACGCTCCCGACGCCTCACTACCTGATGAGCGCGCTCCCCGGCGAGGAGGTCGCCTACGAACGCGTCGGTCGACTCGCTGACGATGCGCTCGAACGACTCGCCCGAGAGACGGGGCAGTACCTGGCCGAACTACACTCGGTTCCGGCGGTAGAGAGCTTCGGACACGCCCGCCACAGCGGTCCCGAACTGACCGGCGAGCGCCCCGCGGGCGACCCGGCGGACCTGACGGTCAGCGAACCGCACGACGACTGGCCGACGTACCTCCGCGAGCGCGTCGACCCGGAACTCGACCGACACGCCGACTCGCGGTTCTCGGACCTGACGCCCGAACTGACCCGGTGGTTCGAAGCGGGCATCGCGAGCCTCGACGGTCCCTTCGACCCCGTTCTGGGGCGCAACGACCACGGACTCCACAACCTCCTCGTCGACCCGGAAACGGGCGAGATCACCGCGATGCTCGACTGGGGCTACACGCTCGCCGTGCCACCGGCCTACGACTTCGAGTTCGCCGTCTACCTCTTCGGCGGGGCCTTCCTCTCGGGGCTTGCCGACGTGTCGGACCGGCGCTCGCTGGTCCGCGAAGCGATGCTGTCGGGGTATCGCGCGGTGGCCCCGAACCGCGCCGAATCGGTTTCGACCCCCGAACCGGTCTACGAGGCGCTGGCGATGGTTCGCATCATGAACGACTTCGAGCACCTCGACCTCCCGGATGGGACCGAACCGGCGGTGATGGACCGCATCCGAGCCGACGCCCGCGCGCTTCTCGACCGATAA